From the Entomomonas sp. E2T0 genome, one window contains:
- a CDS encoding pentapeptide repeat-containing protein, whose protein sequence is MKLLSYIFCLAVLLPLSAQAQSSLDIGKDGAIEVQTPDGSVSSGTDGSNTISNKQGKLSTKGDGSIPVIGKKGSSNIDDTDNKVLDSSYINASLVGKDFSGKKLAGINFTNADLSSANLRNTDLSDAQLTNANLKNADLTKANLTGAEITNTDFTNAKLAGAIWINGKICGKDSVGTCY, encoded by the coding sequence ATGAAATTACTATCTTATATATTCTGTTTAGCGGTTTTATTGCCTCTTTCCGCTCAAGCACAATCATCGTTAGATATTGGTAAAGATGGTGCCATTGAGGTGCAAACACCTGATGGATCAGTTTCTAGTGGTACAGATGGCTCTAATACTATATCTAATAAACAAGGTAAGTTATCAACAAAAGGTGATGGCTCAATCCCCGTGATTGGTAAAAAAGGTAGTTCTAATATAGACGATACAGATAATAAGGTATTAGATAGTAGTTATATTAATGCTTCTTTAGTAGGAAAAGATTTTTCAGGTAAGAAGTTAGCGGGTATTAATTTTACTAATGCTGATTTATCAAGTGCTAATCTACGAAATACTGATTTAAGTGATGCTCAGTTAACAAATGCTAATTTAAAAAATGCTGACTTAACAAAAGCTAATTTAACAGGTGCTGAAATAACCAATACTGATTTTACTAATGCAAAATTAGCAGGCGCTATTTGGATAAATGGTAAGATTTGTGGAAAAGATTCTGTAGGTACTTGCTATTAA
- the rsmB gene encoding 16S rRNA (cytosine(967)-C(5))-methyltransferase RsmB — MNPRLAACKALTPVLLGKASLASTLPPQLTLIDETNKALVQELTLGTARWQPRLELLLNKLLEKPLKNSDKDIEALLYIGLYQLLYMRIPAHAAINETVSCVTTLKKLWAKGLVNAVLRNCQRESTDIFANLAKDPVEFTAHPRWLQKRLKQDWPNEWQAICEANNIHPPMTLRVNTRYTTRENYLNLLNEANLKATPCSYSSEGIQLVTPCPVNHLPYFAEGWLSVQDEAAQLAAHLLELKPQQRVLDACCAPGGKTCHILELQPQLTEVVAIDAESSRLERVTENLQRLNLQATLKVADGRETATWWDNKPFERILLDAPCSATGVIRRHPDIKLTRKEEDITPLATLQQELLTAIWPTLAVGGILVYATCSVLPEENTDNIKKFLTNHLNARELDIGNIGIKQPHGRQLLPQINGHDGFYYAKLIKIAK, encoded by the coding sequence ATGAACCCTCGCTTAGCTGCCTGTAAAGCTCTGACTCCGGTATTACTAGGAAAAGCCTCTCTTGCCAGTACTTTACCACCTCAACTCACATTAATAGATGAGACTAATAAAGCACTTGTGCAGGAGCTAACATTAGGCACAGCGCGTTGGCAGCCTCGCTTAGAGTTACTGTTAAACAAGTTACTTGAGAAGCCATTAAAAAATTCAGATAAAGATATAGAAGCCTTACTTTATATTGGCCTCTACCAACTTCTTTATATGCGAATACCTGCTCATGCTGCCATTAACGAAACCGTTAGTTGTGTTACAACACTAAAAAAGTTATGGGCAAAAGGCTTAGTCAATGCTGTATTAAGAAATTGCCAAAGAGAAAGTACTGATATCTTTGCTAACTTAGCTAAAGATCCTGTTGAGTTTACAGCTCATCCTCGTTGGCTACAAAAACGCCTAAAACAAGATTGGCCCAATGAGTGGCAAGCTATCTGTGAAGCTAATAATATCCATCCTCCGATGACCCTTAGAGTAAATACAAGATATACCACAAGGGAAAACTATTTAAACCTATTAAACGAAGCGAATCTTAAAGCAACTCCCTGCTCATATAGTTCAGAGGGAATACAACTGGTTACCCCTTGCCCTGTAAACCACCTTCCCTACTTTGCAGAGGGCTGGCTTAGTGTGCAAGATGAAGCTGCCCAATTAGCTGCTCATTTACTTGAATTAAAACCTCAACAACGTGTATTAGATGCCTGTTGTGCTCCTGGTGGTAAAACCTGCCATATTTTAGAGTTACAACCACAATTAACAGAAGTAGTAGCCATTGATGCTGAAAGCAGCCGTTTAGAACGTGTCACTGAAAATCTACAACGTCTAAACTTACAAGCAACCCTTAAAGTAGCTGATGGTCGTGAGACAGCAACATGGTGGGACAACAAACCCTTTGAACGCATATTATTAGATGCTCCTTGTTCAGCTACAGGAGTTATACGTCGTCATCCAGATATTAAATTAACCCGTAAAGAAGAAGATATAACACCTTTAGCGACGCTTCAACAGGAATTATTAACCGCTATTTGGCCAACTCTCGCTGTTGGTGGCATACTTGTCTATGCCACTTGCTCTGTATTGCCTGAAGAGAACACCGACAATATCAAAAAATTCCTTACTAATCATTTAAATGCAAGAGAGTTAGATATAGGAAATATTGGTATTAAACAACCCCATGGCCGCCAATTACTGCCACAAATTAATGGCCATGATGGGTTTTACTACGCCAAATTAATTAAAATTGCAAAATAA
- the fmt gene encoding methionyl-tRNA formyltransferase: protein MTTPLKIIFAGTPEFAAIHLEKIIKQNKYQLVGVYTQPDRPAGRGKKLMASPVKVLAEQHGIPVFQPSTLKTIEAQQQLAELEPDLMVVVAYGLILPQTVLDIPKLGCINSHASLLPRWRGAAPIQRAIQAGDKESGVTVMQMEAGLDTGPMLLKVTTPITEQDTGGSLHDRLTELGANAIIEAIDGLANHTLKGEQQDDSLATYAHKLTKEEAQIDWNKSAIELANTVRAFNPWPICHTLIQGQSLKILEAKLVDLQGMAGRILEISKEGLIVACGSQALCLTKLQLPNSKPLSFWDVYNGHKDLFNSTQELGK from the coding sequence ATGACCACACCTCTTAAAATTATTTTTGCTGGCACACCAGAATTTGCTGCAATACATTTAGAAAAGATAATTAAGCAAAATAAATATCAATTGGTTGGTGTTTATACCCAACCTGATCGTCCTGCTGGTCGTGGCAAGAAACTAATGGCTAGTCCTGTAAAAGTGTTAGCAGAACAACATGGTATTCCTGTATTCCAACCTTCTACCCTAAAAACTATTGAAGCACAACAGCAACTTGCTGAGTTAGAACCTGATTTAATGGTAGTAGTTGCTTATGGACTTATATTACCGCAAACAGTACTAGATATACCAAAACTAGGTTGTATTAATAGCCATGCCTCTTTGTTACCTCGTTGGCGAGGTGCTGCACCTATTCAAAGGGCTATCCAAGCAGGCGATAAAGAAAGTGGTGTCACTGTTATGCAAATGGAAGCAGGTTTAGATACTGGTCCTATGCTGCTTAAAGTAACTACTCCTATTACTGAACAAGATACAGGTGGTAGCTTACATGATAGATTAACTGAACTAGGCGCTAACGCTATTATAGAAGCTATAGATGGTTTAGCTAACCATACACTTAAAGGTGAACAACAAGACGATAGCCTAGCCACTTATGCTCACAAACTTACGAAAGAAGAAGCACAAATTGATTGGAATAAATCAGCGATTGAACTAGCCAATACAGTAAGAGCTTTTAATCCTTGGCCTATCTGTCATACTTTAATTCAAGGGCAATCTTTAAAAATCCTAGAGGCAAAGTTAGTTGATTTACAAGGTATGGCTGGCAGAATACTTGAAATTTCTAAAGAAGGATTAATTGTAGCCTGTGGTTCACAAGCATTATGTTTAACCAAACTACAATTACCTAATAGCAAACCACTTTCTTTTTGGGATGTTTACAATGGTCATAAAGACCTCTTTAACAGTACTCAGGAATTGGGGAAATGA
- the def gene encoding peptide deformylase: MSILTILEFPDPRLRTVAQPIEAVDADLQKFIDDMFETMYEAPGIGLAATQVNFHKRLIVIDITEDRTHPLVFINPKIEILSEDPHTYKEGCLSVPGFYEEVERPERVKVNALDRDGKPFEMICEDLLAVCIQHECDHLDGKLFVDYISSLKRNRIANKLEKQHKLEKRGRSE, translated from the coding sequence ATGTCAATTTTAACCATACTTGAATTTCCTGACCCACGTTTACGAACTGTTGCACAGCCTATTGAGGCGGTTGATGCTGACCTTCAAAAATTTATTGATGACATGTTTGAAACCATGTATGAAGCACCAGGTATAGGTTTAGCTGCAACACAAGTAAACTTCCATAAGCGTCTTATTGTAATCGATATTACTGAGGATCGTACACATCCTTTAGTATTTATTAATCCAAAAATTGAAATTTTGTCAGAAGATCCACATACTTACAAAGAAGGTTGCCTTTCTGTACCAGGTTTTTATGAGGAAGTAGAAAGACCTGAACGGGTAAAAGTAAATGCCTTAGATCGTGATGGAAAACCTTTCGAAATGATCTGCGAAGATCTATTAGCTGTTTGTATTCAACATGAATGTGATCATCTAGACGGCAAACTCTTTGTAGACTATATTTCATCATTGAAGCGTAATCGTATTGCTAATAAGCTAGAAAAACAGCATAAGCTTGAAAAAAGAGGACGTTCTGAGTAA
- a CDS encoding LysM peptidoglycan-binding domain-containing protein: MRKLLLALGLLASSVLVQAQQVELKENHPTTYTVVKGDTLWDISGRFLAKPWLWKEIWHVNPSIKNPNLIYPGDTLTLTYVNGKPRLTVNRGTSRGTVKLSPTVRVEPVVDAIPTIPLQSINAFLLKNRVMPNAKAFETVPYVVGGENGSVVSGAGSKVYVRGKLPAGETGFGIYRQAKEFKDPKTNELLGVNADEIASASLIAQQGEVATLRLIRTTQEVRNGDRVFATEARNIDANFQPSSPKTLINGEIVDVPRGVTQVGQTDIVIINKGSKDGIEVGNVLAVYRLGETVKDQVAGGDVKLPDEEAGLLMVFRVYDKLSYGIVLSANLPLSVGDKLKNPQ, translated from the coding sequence ATGAGGAAATTATTACTCGCCCTTGGTTTACTAGCTTCTAGCGTGTTAGTACAGGCTCAACAAGTTGAACTGAAAGAGAACCATCCTACAACTTATACAGTTGTAAAAGGGGATACTTTGTGGGATATTTCAGGTCGTTTCTTAGCAAAGCCATGGCTTTGGAAAGAAATTTGGCATGTAAATCCTTCTATTAAAAATCCTAATTTAATTTACCCAGGTGATACATTAACATTAACTTATGTAAATGGTAAGCCAAGATTAACCGTAAATCGTGGTACATCAAGAGGTACAGTGAAATTATCTCCTACTGTACGTGTAGAGCCGGTGGTGGATGCCATTCCTACTATTCCATTACAATCGATTAATGCATTTTTATTGAAAAATAGAGTGATGCCTAATGCTAAAGCATTTGAAACTGTGCCTTATGTAGTAGGTGGAGAAAATGGTAGTGTAGTTAGTGGTGCTGGTAGTAAAGTATATGTGAGAGGCAAATTACCAGCTGGGGAGACTGGTTTTGGTATCTATCGCCAAGCAAAAGAGTTTAAAGACCCTAAAACTAATGAGTTGTTAGGTGTTAATGCAGACGAAATAGCTAGCGCTAGTTTAATTGCTCAGCAAGGTGAAGTTGCAACATTGCGTTTAATTAGAACAACACAAGAAGTGCGTAATGGCGATCGTGTTTTTGCAACAGAAGCACGTAATATTGATGCTAATTTCCAACCTAGTTCACCAAAAACATTGATTAATGGTGAAATTGTTGATGTTCCTCGTGGGGTGACACAAGTTGGTCAAACAGATATTGTTATTATCAACAAAGGTAGTAAGGATGGCATTGAGGTAGGTAATGTATTAGCTGTTTATCGTTTAGGTGAAACAGTAAAAGACCAGGTTGCAGGTGGAGATGTTAAATTGCCAGATGAAGAAGCCGGTTTATTAATGGTATTTCGTGTTTATGATAAGTTAAGTTATGGTATTGTGTTGTCGGCTAATCTTCCATTGAGTGTTGGTGATAAGCTAAAGAATCCACAATAA